The following coding sequences lie in one Silvanigrella aquatica genomic window:
- a CDS encoding response regulator transcription factor produces the protein MKDDKLRILIIEDDRDLNNLLKYTLESSNDFEVKSHFDGQGAFELISQFKPDLVLLDVMLPNIYGTEILKNIRENIQSASTLVILLTARSQEKDKVEGFEAGADDYITKPFSPRELLLRVNALLRRSHTLKNPTQFSSNQTSLRDDEKNPSISHDNQEQVVNKMISVGSIKVYPEEFKVTVNNETVPLTATEYQLLLFLAERVGKLQSREALLQKVWGYEGQVNTRTVDTHIKRLRQKLGSAGSMIETIHGFGYQLIDS, from the coding sequence ATGAAGGATGATAAGCTTCGCATCCTCATTATTGAGGATGACAGAGATCTCAATAACCTTCTCAAGTACACACTCGAATCGTCAAATGACTTTGAAGTCAAATCTCACTTTGATGGCCAAGGCGCCTTCGAGCTTATCAGTCAATTTAAACCCGATCTTGTGCTTCTCGATGTCATGTTACCAAATATTTATGGAACCGAAATTCTAAAAAATATTCGCGAAAATATTCAATCGGCAAGCACTCTTGTCATTCTTCTTACCGCACGCTCACAAGAAAAAGATAAAGTAGAAGGATTTGAAGCGGGTGCTGATGACTATATTACAAAACCATTTTCACCCCGCGAGCTTTTATTAAGGGTCAATGCACTGCTCAGAAGATCTCACACTTTAAAAAATCCAACTCAATTTTCTTCAAATCAAACCTCTTTACGAGACGATGAAAAAAATCCTTCTATTTCCCATGATAATCAAGAACAAGTTGTAAATAAAATGATCAGTGTGGGATCCATTAAAGTATATCCCGAAGAATTTAAAGTCACAGTTAACAATGAAACTGTTCCTCTCACGGCAACAGAGTATCAACTTCTTTTATTTTTAGCTGAACGTGTTGGCAAACTTCAAAGTCGAGAAGCTCTCTTACAAAAAGTTTGGGGATATGAAGGTCAAGTGAATACAAGAACTGTAGATACTCATATAAAAAGATTAAGACAAAAGCTAGGCTCTGCAGGAAGCATGATTGAAACAATTCATGGTTTCGGATATCAATTAATTGATTCTTAA
- a CDS encoding alpha/beta fold hydrolase — MEKEILFHQELEKENSESTVEKSIQRYKDTIIPFYKAKGVSEQFLGVADVAISCRTFLAQNATAKIILCTGYNESYLKYSELIMNLCESGFSVYCYDHRGQGFSGRFLNQEKRGYVDKFENYVDDLCYFFEQVSGSQKNDLPIFFIAHSMGGAICSLAVNEKKINPNGVILSAPMHEIMLTPYHILEVPVYGILSLMCKLNYANKYAFGQTDCIPFRPFEGNDVTHSKARYSVWRKHIDEIEDMQLGGPTFQWLKEAVGASRTCRKHFAKMNIPILLLQAEVDTVVRNSAQDIFSKNNENCEKIVLENSKHEILMEIDFIRNKALDYIKKFINQKINSPNK, encoded by the coding sequence GTGGAAAAAGAGATATTATTCCATCAAGAATTGGAAAAAGAAAATTCAGAAAGTACCGTTGAAAAAAGTATCCAAAGATACAAAGATACAATTATTCCATTTTATAAGGCAAAAGGAGTTTCAGAACAATTTTTAGGTGTTGCTGATGTTGCGATTTCATGCCGCACTTTTCTTGCTCAAAATGCAACTGCTAAAATAATATTATGCACAGGATATAATGAATCCTATTTAAAATATTCTGAACTCATTATGAATTTATGCGAATCTGGATTTTCTGTATACTGTTACGATCATCGTGGTCAGGGTTTTTCTGGAAGATTTTTAAATCAAGAAAAAAGAGGATACGTTGATAAATTTGAAAACTATGTCGACGATCTTTGTTACTTTTTTGAACAAGTATCAGGCAGCCAAAAAAACGATCTCCCCATTTTTTTCATTGCCCATTCCATGGGTGGCGCCATTTGTTCTCTTGCTGTAAATGAAAAGAAAATAAACCCAAATGGAGTGATTTTAAGCGCGCCCATGCATGAAATAATGCTAACCCCCTATCATATTCTAGAAGTTCCAGTTTATGGAATTTTAAGTTTAATGTGTAAATTAAATTATGCTAATAAATATGCATTTGGACAAACAGATTGTATTCCATTTAGACCCTTTGAAGGAAATGATGTGACGCACTCAAAAGCAAGATATTCTGTTTGGCGCAAACATATCGATGAAATAGAGGACATGCAATTAGGCGGTCCCACATTTCAATGGCTAAAAGAAGCCGTTGGCGCATCAAGAACTTGCCGTAAACATTTCGCAAAAATGAATATTCCTATTTTACTTCTCCAGGCAGAAGTCGACACTGTTGTTAGAAATTCTGCTCAAGATATTTTTTCAAAAAATAATGAAAATTGTGAAAAAATTGTTTTAGAAAATTCTAAACATGAAATTTTAATGGAAATAGATTTTATTAGAAATAAAGCTCTAGATTACATTAAAAAATTTATAAATCAAAAAATAAACTCACCTAATAAATAA
- the xseB gene encoding exodeoxyribonuclease VII small subunit, whose translation MENTNYNTMLAQVNHILSSMENDKIPIDELTEKLDEAYALIEKLKSKLFDTEIQIEQIMNSRNILINPEEDKNGSQ comes from the coding sequence ATGGAAAATACAAATTACAACACCATGCTTGCCCAAGTGAATCATATTCTTTCCAGCATGGAAAACGACAAAATACCCATTGATGAACTCACTGAAAAACTTGATGAAGCCTATGCTCTGATTGAAAAATTAAAATCCAAACTTTTTGATACTGAAATTCAAATAGAACAAATCATGAATTCAAGAAATATTCTTATTAACCCAGAAGAGGATAAAAATGGATCTCAATAA
- a CDS encoding NADH-quinone oxidoreductase subunit B: MKHHNYGNEFYITTKQKELVAWARKNSLWPYPFGTACCGIELMSVMGPKYDLARFGAEVVRFSPKQADLLIVAGTITEKMAPVIKRIYEQMPEPKWVMSMGACASSGGFYRAYHVVQGIDKVIPVDVYIPGCPPTPEAVLDGFMQLQDKIQKEAKESPRDQGESDSK; the protein is encoded by the coding sequence ATGAAGCACCATAATTACGGAAATGAATTTTATATTACGACAAAACAAAAAGAACTCGTGGCTTGGGCACGCAAAAACTCACTGTGGCCTTATCCCTTTGGCACAGCTTGCTGCGGAATCGAATTGATGTCCGTCATGGGTCCTAAATATGACCTTGCTCGCTTTGGTGCCGAAGTCGTTCGTTTTTCTCCCAAACAGGCAGACCTGCTGATTGTAGCAGGAACCATAACTGAAAAAATGGCTCCCGTTATCAAACGCATATACGAACAAATGCCAGAACCCAAGTGGGTCATGTCAATGGGAGCCTGCGCTTCTTCCGGTGGTTTTTACAGAGCTTACCACGTGGTTCAAGGTATCGATAAAGTGATTCCTGTTGATGTTTATATTCCTGGTTGCCCTCCCACTCCCGAAGCCGTTCTCGACGGTTTTATGCAACTACAAGATAAAATTCAAAAAGAAGCAAAAGAATCCCCTCGAGATCAAGGTGAAAGTGATTCAAAATGA
- the xseA gene encoding exodeoxyribonuclease VII large subunit: protein MNRFYHTSENKIILTGDTFTIKEQIKKAGGKWDAAQKNWWLIQSEVSASLIKELGFSLLINSNDRNSHLPEKNEDQQKNSEKLNVENLPDNKAMSVTHFVLLIEAIIRKNLSEKYWICGEISSFKSTNGHVFFDLIDKSAGNEFSSLSLRAASISCILWANKKTQLNEKISKILFQDGTRIKVLVTCDFRKEGSKINAIIDDIDIQFTQGELALQRIQIIQELKKRNLYHKNKQLKLKEFPLKIALITAENSRACADFYDELRISHISFQITLFDCNMQGEKTSENVAHALKYITLNSHLYDCIVITRGGGSRLDLRWFDDLNIATQIALSPLPIITAVGHFDDTSIADEVAYHCEKTPTAAARFLTENILFHLNTFFSRLEKMTSLLLKRTSKEKQLLVSLEQRLCHAARKRIESEKKQIKGISQVLKAFQSSISQTLLRGYALVYDDNGTLITGKDFLKNPPPHSLKLKFANDCENQHIFVDVSVNGINLKNDQPS from the coding sequence ATGAATAGGTTTTATCATACCTCTGAAAACAAGATCATTCTTACTGGAGATACTTTTACAATAAAAGAGCAAATAAAAAAAGCAGGAGGAAAATGGGACGCCGCGCAAAAAAATTGGTGGCTCATTCAAAGTGAAGTTTCTGCATCTTTAATTAAAGAACTTGGTTTCTCTTTGCTAATAAATTCAAATGATCGTAATTCTCATTTACCTGAAAAAAATGAGGATCAACAAAAAAACTCTGAAAAATTAAATGTTGAAAATTTACCTGATAATAAGGCTATGAGTGTCACACATTTTGTTTTACTTATTGAAGCTATTATAAGAAAAAATTTGTCCGAAAAATACTGGATATGTGGTGAAATTTCAAGTTTTAAATCAACAAATGGTCATGTTTTTTTTGACTTGATAGACAAAAGCGCTGGAAATGAATTTTCAAGTTTGAGTTTAAGAGCAGCAAGTATTTCTTGTATTTTGTGGGCTAATAAAAAAACTCAACTAAACGAGAAAATTTCGAAAATTTTATTTCAAGATGGAACACGAATTAAAGTATTAGTAACCTGTGACTTTAGAAAAGAAGGTTCAAAAATAAATGCTATAATTGATGACATTGATATTCAGTTTACCCAAGGAGAACTGGCATTACAAAGAATACAAATTATTCAGGAATTAAAAAAAAGAAATTTATACCACAAAAATAAGCAATTAAAATTAAAAGAATTTCCCTTAAAAATAGCTCTTATTACCGCTGAAAATAGCCGCGCCTGCGCCGATTTTTATGATGAACTTCGCATATCACATATTTCTTTTCAAATCACATTATTTGACTGCAATATGCAAGGGGAAAAAACTTCTGAAAATGTAGCTCATGCCTTAAAATACATTACCCTAAATTCTCACCTTTATGATTGCATTGTGATCACACGTGGTGGGGGCAGCCGCCTCGATCTGCGCTGGTTTGACGATCTCAATATTGCTACTCAAATTGCTTTAAGTCCTCTACCGATTATTACGGCGGTAGGCCACTTTGATGACACAAGCATTGCCGATGAAGTTGCTTATCACTGCGAAAAAACACCAACAGCGGCAGCACGATTTTTAACAGAAAATATTTTGTTTCATTTGAATACGTTTTTCTCTAGATTAGAAAAAATGACGAGTTTATTACTCAAGCGCACATCAAAAGAGAAACAACTTTTAGTTTCACTAGAACAACGTTTATGTCATGCCGCAAGAAAAAGAATAGAATCTGAAAAAAAACAAATTAAAGGGATTTCACAAGTTTTAAAAGCTTTTCAATCCAGTATTTCTCAAACTCTTTTAAGAGGCTATGCTCTCGTTTATGACGATAATGGAACACTTATCACAGGGAAAGATTTTTTAAAAAATCCACCTCCCCATTCCCTCAAACTTAAATTCGCAAATGATTGCGAAAATCAACATATCTTTGTAGATGTGTCTGTGAACGGGATCAACCTTAAGAACGATCAACCTTCTTAA
- a CDS encoding NAD(+)/NADH kinase, with product MQSEVDVYIIQKQTTLERYTKRTLNVDFFDYLERDKQNPVPLQEAHKEHLKSRKILIKALEKHSLSYKIFNLDEISENNFCYFSDKCEKSGLNPKKKLVISLGGDGTLLHASHHVGGDVCLLGINSCPEHSVGHMCPIVPKYIEQAIDCFVNHKFKTTSVRRIKLEVSRKQILPLALNDVLLCNRHPAATSRYQISICSHNEQKEIESEKQLSSGLWVSTSAGSTAAISCYGFEKASINSSNMFVAVREPYTPRNENLSLQKFSLNGDEKSLLFFSRMRQGLVCVDGPDSCGHLGFGDTVHMSLPDECSIKLILDFLGKVPTFPFDKPE from the coding sequence TTGCAAAGCGAAGTTGACGTTTATATTATTCAAAAACAAACAACTCTGGAACGCTATACAAAGCGTACATTAAATGTTGATTTTTTTGATTACTTGGAAAGGGATAAACAAAACCCCGTTCCTCTCCAAGAAGCTCATAAAGAGCATTTAAAAAGTAGAAAAATATTAATTAAAGCTCTTGAAAAACATTCACTGAGTTATAAAATCTTCAATTTAGACGAAATTTCTGAAAATAATTTCTGTTACTTTAGCGATAAATGTGAGAAGTCAGGTTTAAATCCAAAAAAAAAGCTCGTCATTTCACTTGGTGGTGATGGAACACTCTTACATGCGAGTCACCATGTTGGAGGAGATGTTTGCCTTCTTGGTATCAACTCATGTCCCGAACACTCCGTAGGCCATATGTGCCCCATTGTTCCTAAGTATATTGAACAGGCTATAGATTGTTTTGTGAATCATAAATTTAAAACCACATCGGTTCGTCGCATTAAATTAGAAGTTTCGCGAAAACAAATTCTTCCCCTCGCCTTAAATGATGTATTACTTTGCAACCGCCACCCTGCTGCCACAAGCCGTTATCAAATTTCTATTTGCTCCCATAACGAACAAAAAGAAATCGAATCCGAAAAACAACTTTCAAGCGGACTCTGGGTTTCCACTTCGGCCGGCAGTACCGCCGCCATTTCGTGCTACGGATTTGAAAAAGCTAGTATTAATTCCTCAAATATGTTTGTTGCCGTGCGCGAACCCTATACTCCACGCAACGAAAATTTAAGTTTGCAAAAATTTAGCTTAAACGGAGATGAAAAATCACTTTTATTTTTTTCTCGAATGAGGCAAGGACTTGTGTGCGTTGATGGACCTGATTCCTGTGGACATCTTGGTTTTGGAGATACTGTTCACATGAGTTTACCAGACGAATGCTCGATAAAGCTTATCCTCGACTTTTTAGGCAAAGTTCCGACCTTTCCATTTGATAAGCCAGAGTGA
- a CDS encoding DUF1343 domain-containing protein, with the protein MKPAIDRLKTETNILKNLGKIGVVCNQTSANSSFEPSLEVIYKVANNSFNSYVTCIFGPQHGYSQTEQDNMKETPDDFYIFQDGQKVPLYSLYSSTREPTEKQLENVDTIIVDLQDIGCRVYTYMLTLAACLKAGAKHNKKVIVLDRANPLGLCQKNKNNFWNYVEGNRLETKWHSFVGWYDIPMRHGLTMGELGYYFIQCDNLDIKYEVITVENLTRNLDIIKLKNIKWAMPSPNIPSWESAFMFPSFVTLEGTNISEGRGSTIPFQLIGSPWLNAKKCIQFLNDNSNLYLYDEKISNSIFLRNHKFRPTFNKYTNTICDGIQFHIGKPENLDLFALGMSFLYYCCSEHSDEFKWAQPGYEYNYEDLPINLILGTDDWYNLFSKSGENKSIDILKSSLKKSKIDAQNFIKKMEPMLIYRE; encoded by the coding sequence ATGAAACCAGCTATCGATAGATTAAAAACAGAAACAAATATTTTAAAAAATTTAGGAAAAATTGGGGTAGTATGTAATCAGACATCGGCAAACTCATCCTTTGAACCGAGTTTAGAAGTTATTTATAAAGTAGCAAACAATTCATTCAATTCTTATGTAACATGTATTTTTGGCCCCCAACATGGTTATTCACAAACAGAACAAGATAATATGAAAGAAACGCCCGATGATTTTTATATTTTTCAAGATGGGCAAAAAGTTCCTCTTTATAGTTTATATTCGAGCACACGAGAGCCTACTGAAAAACAACTAGAAAATGTAGATACCATTATTGTTGACTTACAAGATATTGGTTGTAGAGTTTATACATACATGTTGACATTAGCAGCTTGTTTGAAAGCAGGTGCTAAACATAATAAAAAAGTAATAGTACTTGATAGAGCGAATCCTTTGGGGCTATGTCAAAAAAATAAAAATAACTTTTGGAACTATGTCGAAGGTAACAGACTCGAAACAAAATGGCACAGTTTTGTAGGTTGGTATGATATTCCTATGAGACACGGTTTAACAATGGGAGAATTAGGATATTACTTTATTCAATGTGATAATTTAGACATTAAATATGAGGTTATTACAGTTGAAAATTTAACGAGGAATTTAGACATTATTAAGCTAAAAAATATAAAATGGGCTATGCCTTCACCCAACATACCTTCATGGGAATCCGCATTTATGTTTCCTTCATTTGTAACGCTTGAAGGAACAAATATTAGTGAAGGAAGAGGTTCTACAATTCCTTTTCAACTCATAGGATCTCCTTGGCTTAATGCAAAAAAATGTATTCAGTTTTTAAATGACAATAGTAATTTATATTTATATGATGAGAAAATTTCTAATTCTATCTTTTTAAGAAATCATAAATTTAGACCAACATTTAATAAATATACAAATACAATATGTGATGGAATTCAATTTCACATTGGAAAACCTGAAAATCTAGATTTATTTGCATTAGGTATGAGCTTTTTATATTATTGCTGCAGTGAACATTCAGACGAATTCAAATGGGCTCAACCTGGTTATGAGTATAATTATGAAGATTTACCCATTAATCTCATATTAGGGACAGATGATTGGTATAATTTATTTTCAAAATCAGGAGAAAATAAATCAATAGATATTTTGAAATCTAGTTTAAAAAAATCAAAAATTGATGCACAGAATTTTATTAAAAAAATGGAACCAATGTTAATTTACAGAGAATAA
- the pyk gene encoding pyruvate kinase has protein sequence MDLNNLPRTKIVCTIGPSSSTKEMIVKLIDAGMNVARLNFSHGDHAVHAANISLIREISKEKNIQVAILQDLQGPKIRTGKLINGGMTLTRGQRLTLRYAAEQTSNEFLPIDYRELASDVKVGARILLDDGLLSMKIIDIRGSDVDCEVTHGGFLKSRKGVNFPECHLSIPATTEKDIRDLLFGVAQGVDYVALSFVQTPADVAKLKMMLRALGADTPVITKVEMLSAVHHIDEICDVSDGIMVARGDLGVECGFANVAAYQKKIIESALNHGKPVIVATQMLDSMIEHRRPTKAEVCDVANAVFDHADATMLSGESASGKYPELAVATMRNILDRVDKSKSITPFEPTPLSKMSAETSAEVFARTTVELAEKMKATAIICLTLTGSMARYVAKYRPQTPIIAFSPRPDVVRKLCLVRGVIGVLNNIFYDTDTAFSEIAKYLAKEGYVKEGDLVLITGGIPVSQMLPTNTLKIHRVSKNDACS, from the coding sequence ATGGATCTCAATAATCTTCCCCGAACAAAAATTGTTTGCACGATTGGACCGTCTTCGAGCACAAAAGAGATGATCGTTAAACTCATTGACGCCGGAATGAATGTAGCAAGACTTAATTTTTCTCACGGAGATCATGCTGTCCACGCTGCAAATATTTCTTTAATTCGTGAAATTTCAAAAGAAAAAAACATTCAAGTTGCCATTTTACAAGACTTACAAGGACCGAAAATACGTACAGGAAAACTTATCAACGGCGGCATGACACTGACCCGCGGCCAAAGACTCACTTTGCGCTATGCGGCGGAACAAACTAGCAATGAATTTCTTCCTATCGATTATCGCGAATTGGCGTCGGACGTTAAAGTAGGAGCGCGCATTCTTCTTGATGATGGTTTGCTTTCCATGAAAATTATAGACATTCGCGGTTCCGATGTGGATTGTGAAGTCACCCATGGCGGATTTTTAAAATCAAGAAAAGGAGTTAATTTTCCAGAATGTCATCTTTCTATTCCTGCGACAACAGAAAAAGACATTCGAGATCTCCTTTTTGGAGTAGCACAAGGTGTTGATTATGTCGCTTTATCCTTCGTACAAACCCCTGCTGATGTTGCCAAACTCAAAATGATGTTGCGCGCCCTGGGAGCGGATACTCCTGTGATTACGAAAGTGGAAATGCTGAGCGCCGTGCATCATATCGATGAAATTTGCGATGTTTCAGACGGTATTATGGTGGCACGTGGTGATTTGGGTGTGGAATGTGGTTTTGCCAATGTGGCTGCCTATCAAAAGAAAATAATCGAATCCGCTCTAAATCACGGCAAGCCTGTGATTGTGGCGACACAAATGCTCGACTCCATGATTGAACACAGACGCCCCACCAAAGCAGAAGTGTGCGATGTTGCCAACGCTGTATTTGATCACGCCGATGCCACCATGCTTTCAGGGGAAAGCGCTTCAGGCAAATATCCCGAGCTGGCGGTTGCGACCATGCGCAATATTTTAGATCGCGTTGACAAAAGCAAAAGCATCACGCCTTTTGAGCCCACTCCACTCAGTAAAATGAGCGCCGAAACCTCAGCCGAAGTCTTTGCAAGAACAACAGTGGAACTTGCAGAAAAAATGAAAGCAACAGCCATCATTTGCCTCACTTTAACGGGGAGCATGGCACGTTATGTGGCTAAATATCGCCCACAAACTCCTATCATTGCTTTTAGCCCCCGCCCCGATGTGGTTCGTAAACTTTGTTTAGTTAGGGGTGTGATTGGCGTATTGAACAATATTTTTTATGACACCGATACGGCATTTTCAGAAATTGCGAAATATTTAGCAAAAGAAGGTTACGTTAAAGAAGGAGATCTCGTACTTATTACGGGAGGAATTCCAGTCAGTCAGATGCTACCAACCAACACTTTAAAAATTCATCGCGTTTCAAAAAATGACGCTTGCTCTTAA
- a CDS encoding flagellin, with product MGLRIQTNMQALNSQRALTNSTLANDLSNEKLSSGFRINKSADDAAGLAISEKLKADIRGLNMAKRNANDGISLVQVAEGGMNEISNILNRLRELSVQGASDTIGNNERNFINKEYTALKDEIDRITNSTEYNGSLLLVGKNIEQDIPDEKMRSRANIPPFEVQVGKNWYEGVDAIGVDNPFGRNPVNIIRIKFDQINTSTIGLNLGRGNDESEGSIGTYIEGGNSVDSKQRSQKSIAKLDDAINTIAGFRADLGAIQSRLGSTVANLAIQSENFSAANSRIRDTDFAEETSRYTQSNILKQAGIAVLSQANQSPAAALKLLG from the coding sequence ATGGGTTTACGAATTCAGACCAACATGCAGGCTCTCAATTCACAAAGAGCACTTACAAATTCTACGTTAGCAAATGATTTGTCTAATGAAAAATTAAGTTCTGGTTTTCGAATTAATAAGTCAGCCGATGACGCTGCCGGACTTGCTATTAGTGAAAAATTAAAGGCAGATATTCGAGGCCTAAATATGGCAAAACGTAATGCTAATGATGGTATCTCATTGGTGCAGGTTGCAGAAGGCGGTATGAACGAAATTAGTAATATTCTCAACCGTCTGAGAGAACTCTCTGTTCAAGGTGCATCAGATACGATTGGTAATAATGAGCGTAACTTTATCAATAAGGAATATACAGCATTAAAAGATGAAATTGACCGTATTACAAATTCTACTGAATATAACGGCAGTTTACTTTTAGTTGGTAAGAATATTGAACAAGATATTCCTGATGAGAAAATGAGAAGTCGTGCAAATATTCCTCCCTTTGAAGTTCAAGTTGGTAAGAACTGGTATGAAGGAGTGGATGCAATAGGTGTTGATAATCCTTTTGGTAGAAACCCTGTAAACATCATTCGTATTAAATTTGATCAAATCAACACAAGTACAATTGGATTAAATTTAGGTCGCGGGAATGATGAGAGTGAAGGATCTATTGGTACCTATATTGAAGGTGGAAACTCAGTTGACTCTAAGCAAAGATCACAAAAATCAATTGCGAAACTCGATGATGCTATTAATACTATTGCAGGATTCAGAGCTGATTTGGGTGCTATCCAAAGCCGATTAGGATCCACGGTTGCGAATTTGGCGATTCAAAGTGAAAACTTCTCCGCTGCAAATAGCCGCATTCGCGATACAGATTTTGCGGAAGAAACTTCACGCTATACGCAAAGCAATATTCTAAAACAAGCTGGTATTGCTGTGTTAAGCCAAGCAAATCAATCTCCTGCAGCAGCTTTGAAACTGTTGGGATAG
- a CDS encoding pyridoxal phosphate-dependent aminotransferase, with product MHKLQKFDIAKCYSNKFKNLSLMGGDIRKMFMLGQKIKLENPSFDLIDLSLGNPDLEPPLEVLSSLKELLMSSEKGHHRYMDSAGLLEVRDYLAKELSKSEKTHIAQDSVYLTVGAAGGIQILLRTFIEENDEVIIFAPYFPEYIPYVENYNAKPIIVKCDKKHEPILDDLRKKISSKTKMVLMNSPNNPSGIAYSKKTIEGIVHILEEIKNKKGHVIQLVSDEPYSRVIYDESKVVPLMNLYAHSWLVRSFSKDLGLAGERIGFIAWRGEFAFPEIINAFRNASRVLGFVSAPRLMQRIIPVAYNAKVDVQIYKNRVESFIRILSGGGIETIMPDAGFFVFPKCPVQNEYEFCEGLVKKGVLCVPGSGFGCPGFFRASLTQEQSRVEDAAHRIVQFVKNK from the coding sequence ATGCACAAATTGCAAAAGTTTGACATTGCTAAATGTTACTCAAATAAATTTAAAAATCTTTCACTAATGGGCGGCGATATTCGTAAAATGTTTATGCTGGGTCAAAAAATCAAGCTAGAAAATCCAAGTTTTGATTTAATAGATCTTTCCTTAGGAAATCCTGATTTAGAACCTCCCCTAGAAGTGCTTTCTTCTCTTAAAGAATTGCTTATGAGCTCTGAAAAAGGTCATCACCGGTATATGGATTCCGCTGGTTTACTTGAGGTGAGAGATTATTTGGCAAAAGAACTTTCTAAATCCGAAAAAACTCATATTGCACAGGATTCTGTTTATTTAACGGTTGGAGCAGCCGGTGGAATTCAAATTTTGTTAAGAACTTTTATCGAAGAAAATGATGAAGTGATTATATTTGCACCTTATTTTCCAGAATATATCCCTTATGTAGAAAATTATAATGCAAAACCTATTATTGTTAAATGTGATAAAAAACATGAACCTATTCTTGATGATCTCAGAAAAAAAATCAGTTCTAAAACAAAAATGGTTCTGATGAACTCTCCCAATAATCCTTCAGGCATTGCCTATAGTAAAAAAACCATTGAAGGTATTGTCCATATTCTTGAGGAGATCAAAAATAAGAAGGGGCATGTAATTCAACTTGTTTCCGATGAACCTTACTCACGTGTTATATATGATGAATCTAAGGTCGTGCCTTTAATGAATTTGTATGCTCATAGCTGGCTTGTGCGATCTTTCTCAAAAGATCTGGGTTTAGCGGGGGAGCGTATCGGTTTCATTGCGTGGCGTGGGGAATTTGCTTTTCCAGAAATCATAAACGCTTTTAGAAACGCGTCCCGCGTTCTGGGCTTCGTTTCGGCACCAAGATTAATGCAAAGAATTATACCTGTTGCTTATAACGCCAAAGTGGATGTTCAAATATACAAGAACAGAGTCGAAAGTTTTATTCGCATTTTATCTGGAGGAGGCATTGAAACGATCATGCCCGATGCCGGCTTTTTTGTTTTTCCCAAATGTCCTGTACAAAATGAATATGAGTTTTGTGAAGGTCTCGTAAAGAAAGGGGTTTTATGTGTGCCTGGATCGGGGTTTGGATGTCCTGGTTTCTTTAGAGCCTCGCTGACGCAAGAGCAGAGTCGTGTGGAAGATGCGGCGCATCGTATTGTGCAGTTTGTAAAAAATAAGTAA